Proteins encoded within one genomic window of bacterium:
- a CDS encoding acetyltransferase, translating to MAGTVSGREWQKLERLVSTSDDFPKEKLRPNGRHTDADIVKAFGTDAPPSSDVLLHYYSGWEEAKGVPVLLVHGTILDATSTWIKPHDQKGLAKALAEKGHRVFAVTFANRHGDNVLQAEQIAWAIARIKQVTGAAEVDVIAHSKGTVAARALASDVRYAWMPKFKRDIRRLVLIAGPHLGLDTTFRHPIINYGLYPEKSDPRLNAPMSWTGMLVMGVWVDTSAQTMFKKFGDYFPGQLQMLARWDKEYPLPQTEVDWYTTYHGGQGFLSRSPGIDQAIEDGGNFIELLRRSPLVPNVELAVLAGNRADLAGIHNEHTGPSDGVVFVKSATATDDMTRAGARLVAKDLLHLNHMDLVISSQAHTWVADVLR from the coding sequence TTGGCGGGCACCGTTTCGGGCCGCGAGTGGCAGAAGCTCGAGCGCCTCGTGAGCACCTCGGACGACTTCCCCAAGGAGAAGCTGCGCCCCAACGGCCGCCACACCGACGCGGACATCGTGAAGGCCTTCGGTACCGACGCGCCTCCTTCGAGCGACGTGCTCTTGCACTACTATTCGGGCTGGGAAGAGGCCAAGGGCGTGCCGGTCCTCTTGGTCCACGGGACCATCCTCGATGCCACCAGCACCTGGATCAAGCCCCACGACCAGAAGGGCCTCGCCAAGGCCCTCGCCGAAAAGGGCCACCGGGTCTTCGCCGTCACCTTCGCCAACCGCCACGGGGACAATGTCCTGCAGGCCGAGCAGATCGCCTGGGCGATCGCGCGCATCAAGCAAGTGACGGGGGCCGCCGAGGTGGACGTGATCGCCCACAGCAAGGGCACCGTCGCTGCTCGTGCCCTGGCCTCGGACGTACGCTACGCCTGGATGCCCAAGTTCAAGCGCGACATCCGCCGTTTGGTGCTCATCGCCGGGCCTCACCTGGGCCTCGACACCACCTTCCGCCACCCGATCATCAACTACGGCCTGTATCCCGAGAAGAGCGATCCGCGCCTCAACGCCCCCATGTCCTGGACGGGGATGCTGGTGATGGGAGTGTGGGTCGACACCTCGGCCCAGACCATGTTCAAGAAGTTCGGCGACTACTTCCCCGGCCAGCTCCAGATGCTCGCGCGCTGGGACAAGGAGTACCCGCTGCCCCAGACCGAGGTGGACTGGTACACCACCTACCACGGCGGGCAGGGATTCTTGAGCCGCTCGCCCGGCATCGACCAGGCGATCGAGGACGGCGGGAACTTCATCGAGCTGTTGCGCCGCTCGCCCCTGGTCCCGAACGTCGAGCTCGCGGTGCTTGCGGGCAACCGCGCGGACCTCGCGGGCATCCACAACGAGCACACCGGCCCCTCGGACGGGGTGGTCTTCGTCAAGAGCGCCACGGCCACCGACGACATGACCCGCGCCGGCGCGCGGCTGGTCGCCAAGGACCTGTTGCACCTCAACCACATGGACCTCGTGATCTCGTCCCAGGCCCACACCTGGGTGGCCGACGTCCTGCGCTGA
- a CDS encoding AAA family ATPase: MKAIVMVGMPGCGKSTEAAAIEGYEEINRDNLRLELTGSYEDFTREGWINREQARRIRKAAEAGRNVVISDTNTVRRYRRALIKLLKELGFHVEVQVFDVGLETCLLRNKTRSKPVDEEIIRKMANRLSLNPPAMDEGMDTIRVIGKAPRGAATSASQALERRTAPRGPAPSRP; this comes from the coding sequence ATGAAGGCAATCGTCATGGTCGGGATGCCCGGCTGCGGCAAGAGCACCGAGGCCGCCGCCATCGAGGGCTACGAGGAGATCAACCGGGACAACCTGCGCCTGGAGCTGACGGGGTCCTACGAGGACTTCACGCGCGAAGGCTGGATCAACCGGGAGCAGGCACGGCGGATCCGCAAGGCCGCCGAGGCGGGCCGAAACGTGGTCATCTCCGACACCAATACCGTCCGGCGCTACCGGCGCGCGCTGATCAAGCTACTTAAGGAGCTGGGCTTTCACGTCGAGGTGCAAGTCTTCGACGTGGGGCTCGAAACCTGCCTCTTGCGCAACAAGACGCGCTCCAAGCCCGTGGACGAGGAAATCATCCGCAAGATGGCGAACCGCCTTTCGCTCAACCCTCCCGCCATGGACGAAGGGATGGATACGATCCGCGTGATCGGCAAAGCGCCCCGGGGCGCTGCTACCAGCGCGTCCCAAGCCCTAGAGCGACGAACGGCGCCTCGAGGGCCTGCGCCGTCTCGGCCTTGA
- the phaC gene encoding class III poly(R)-hydroxyalkanoic acid synthase subunit PhaC: MSSHTESTDQAKEAFERTLKRTEAAMAYAKRPLAPMVGQTPKDVVWTKNKAKLYRYHAKGERKHATPILFVYALINRPYILDLAPSNSMVEFLVGEGYDVFLLDWGIPGEEDAGLKFDDYVLDYIPRAVKQVLKHSGAKDFSLIGYCMGGTMATMYAALHPEAPLRNLVLMATPIDFSEAGLFSNWLDPKHYDVDRVVDAYKLVPADFVEFGSKLLKPIQNYMSPYVTLMDRLDDEQFVQGWLVMNHWINDGIPFAGEAFRQWIKELYQQNKLVKGEMRLGGRTVDLSNIRCSLLSVVAELDHIVQVCQSTPLLSRVSSDDAEQLAIKAGHVGLVAGRSAKQKFFPKLDTWLAARSN, from the coding sequence ATGAGCAGCCACACCGAATCGACGGACCAGGCCAAAGAGGCCTTCGAGCGCACCCTGAAGCGGACCGAGGCCGCCATGGCCTACGCCAAGCGCCCGCTTGCGCCCATGGTGGGGCAGACCCCCAAGGACGTGGTCTGGACCAAGAACAAGGCTAAGCTGTACCGCTACCATGCCAAGGGCGAGCGCAAGCACGCGACCCCGATCCTCTTCGTCTATGCCCTGATCAACCGCCCCTACATCCTGGATCTCGCGCCGAGCAACAGCATGGTCGAGTTCCTGGTCGGCGAGGGCTACGACGTCTTCCTGCTCGACTGGGGCATCCCCGGTGAGGAGGACGCGGGCCTCAAGTTCGACGACTACGTGCTCGACTACATCCCCCGGGCGGTCAAGCAAGTGCTCAAGCACTCGGGCGCCAAGGACTTCAGCCTGATCGGCTACTGCATGGGCGGCACCATGGCGACCATGTACGCGGCCCTGCACCCCGAGGCCCCCTTGCGGAACCTGGTGCTGATGGCGACCCCCATCGACTTCTCGGAGGCGGGCCTCTTCTCCAACTGGCTCGACCCCAAGCACTACGACGTGGACCGGGTGGTGGACGCCTACAAATTGGTGCCCGCCGATTTCGTCGAGTTCGGCTCCAAATTGCTCAAACCGATCCAGAATTACATGAGCCCCTACGTGACGCTCATGGACCGGCTCGACGACGAGCAGTTCGTGCAGGGCTGGTTGGTGATGAACCACTGGATCAACGACGGCATCCCCTTTGCGGGCGAGGCCTTCCGCCAGTGGATCAAGGAACTCTACCAGCAGAACAAGCTCGTCAAGGGCGAGATGCGCCTTGGCGGCCGCACGGTGGACCTCTCGAACATCCGCTGCTCGCTCTTGAGCGTGGTCGCCGAGCTGGACCACATCGTGCAGGTCTGCCAGTCCACCCCGCTTCTGAGCCGCGTGTCGAGCGACGATGCCGAGCAGCTGGCCATCAAGGCCGGGCACGTGGGGCTGGTCGCAGGGCGCAGCGCCAAGCAAAAGTTCTTCCCCAAGCTCGATACCTGGCTTGCCGCCCGCTCCAACTAA
- the fabG gene encoding 3-oxoacyl-[acyl-carrier-protein] reductase yields MRLQDKVVIITGAGRGIGRESALTLAREGARVVVCDREPQGVAATVAAIETTGGKAMGLTADVTKRTDLQALADRVVADWGRIDVLINNAGITMDATLAKMTEEQFDRVIDVNLKGVFNCTQAVLPHMIAQGKGKIITTTSVVGLFGNFGQTNYAATKAAVIGMTKTWAKELGRKGITANAVAPGFIATEMTEAMPEKVLVAMKDKTPVGRLGQPSDIAKAFLFLASDDADFINGHVLSVDGGLII; encoded by the coding sequence ATGCGCCTTCAGGACAAGGTCGTCATCATCACCGGCGCCGGCCGCGGTATCGGCCGCGAGAGCGCCCTCACCCTCGCGCGCGAAGGCGCCCGGGTCGTCGTCTGCGATCGCGAGCCGCAGGGCGTGGCCGCCACGGTCGCGGCCATCGAGACGACGGGCGGCAAGGCAATGGGCCTGACGGCCGATGTCACCAAGCGCACGGACCTGCAGGCTTTGGCCGATCGGGTCGTGGCCGACTGGGGCCGGATCGACGTGCTCATCAACAACGCGGGCATCACCATGGACGCGACCCTCGCCAAGATGACCGAAGAGCAGTTCGACCGGGTGATCGACGTGAACCTCAAGGGCGTCTTCAACTGCACCCAGGCGGTGTTGCCCCACATGATCGCCCAAGGCAAGGGCAAGATCATCACCACCACCAGCGTGGTCGGCCTCTTTGGCAACTTCGGCCAGACCAACTACGCCGCCACCAAGGCCGCCGTCATCGGCATGACCAAGACCTGGGCCAAGGAGCTCGGTCGCAAGGGCATCACGGCCAACGCCGTGGCGCCGGGCTTCATCGCCACCGAGATGACCGAGGCCATGCCCGAGAAGGTGCTCGTCGCCATGAAGGACAAGACCCCCGTGGGGCGCCTGGGCCAGCCCTCGGACATCGCCAAGGCCTTCCTCTTCCTTGCTTCGGACGACGCCGACTTCATCAACGGCCACGTGCTGAGCGTGGACGGCGGCCTGATCATCTGA